CACAGTAAATCGGATTGTCAGCTACTAAAATGTCTTGAAGGAACACGCTGTTGGGAACTCCTGGCCATTCTCTTGTGCCCGGATTAGGCGCCCTCATCAGATAATTCGACCTCAGATCAAGCGTTATATTCCTGACACGACCTGGGCCCCAGAACACTTCAGGTGGTATCTCTTCTATGCTCGTATTAAAAATCGTAAGCTTCAGAACTTTCGAATGTACGCCCTGAAGATAAAACATATTCAGTACAGTACGAGTTCACAAATAAAGATGTATTTTATGATACGAAAGAAAAATATTGTGTACATACGCTAAGCAGATATGGTGAAAGGTACTTCATTCCTCTTCCTGTTATAGTAATGTTATTAAGTTTACACGGCAACTGACCACTTAATTCTTTACCAAGTTCAACAGCTGGACTTTCGACTTCTAATAAAAGATTTTCCAAAGCCGCGTTGTGTGTCAACATTTTTGGAATACTAAAGTCTCTGACGTTATCGTATACAGTAATTTTTAGTGTTCGGAGTCCATACATTTTGTTAAAGACACCGTGCTGGAAATTAAAAATCGTCATTTGTAATACATTGCCATACCTGCCCAAAACAATCAACAATATGCCTTTTTATGGAATCATACCTCAAGTATTTTCAATCGAAGATGTGTGAGGTCAATATATTCTAGCCTCGGTGATAGTCCGTAGAGACTAGTATTCATCAACGCCGTTATAGGATTTCCGGATAAAGAAAGCCAACGCAGCTCGTTTAAGGAGTGTGTCGcctgaaataaatatcaaaacaagACTATAAATAgaagtatgtacatattatttacGATTCTTCTCCTAATTACATGAGCGTATGATATGCGTCCTGTAACGTTACAGGCCgcgcgtttttttttgtatggggctTGAAGATGCACGTCATGCACGCGCCACATTAGCTTTCGCAATTCGGAAGATTCTGGGCACAATAAATATCAGGGTTATTAGATACATTTGAATCTCACGGGAAGCAGAATCGATTAGCATCTTCCAAAAAATTCATGCCATCACCTAGCTAATTCTGGCATCGTCCTCCTCCTCACCGTCTTTTCCCTAAAACTCTCCCTTACTTAGTCTCCTTTCATCTATCTTTTTTACATGAccaaaccatctcaacatactcttattaattattgttacaTCTATACTTAATGCATTTAATACAATAACATCTTACCACTGGCACGGTACTAAGGTCGTTGTAGGAAAGATCCAGCTTTCTCAAGTGAGTTAGTTTGCCTATTGCGTCTGGTGCAATTGATGGCAGATTGTTGTATGAGAGGTCTAAACTCTTTAGCTTTGGCAACTGCAACGTTGGTACCTAAAATATGTGTTACAAATGTAGTgtataattgttttccttcgtattttctcggaaacgttcgtatctgttatgctacttcaatcaacatcagtactttttgtaccgagactgactgaaatagcaagacacgttcgtacgttttcgtaaaaatacgaaggaaaataatgatatatgtagtttgtcaaaggactgtctcatttcaaacatagacagagagaatcatactagctttgtcttacactagtactatcactcaaaagaaaaggatgagtatagttttttttgttcttatttactgccaatttggtttaaccaactataCATCTGCATGTCATTAGatgaaacatttttaataaaaaaatacggatTGTTAAAATATAAGGATGCGTAAATACCTGTAATAGGCTGACATTTCTTAGACCCAAGTACAAAAGTTTTCTCTCCAATCCTTTGAAAGCGTTGTTCTCCCGGTCTCCAGAATTAAACGGTGAGTTATGGCTAAGGTCCAACCATCGAAGCTTAGGTAACGCTGTGAATGAGCCGCCTTCTATACGAACCAGGTGATTGTCCGACAAATCGAGCCACGCCAGAGACTGGAAACACATTGGCATGTTTCAAAAAGACGTTTTTAAGTAACAAAGATATTTTCCTCTATAGAAACTATGAAAACAAGAAATAATTTAATGAACTAAGCAAACCAATAATGGGTGAGATTACAAATTACAACTATGAAAGCGGTTTGATGGCATGGAAACGAATGTGGTAAAACTCTAAATATACAatgtaagtactataggtacatatttcagTATCGTAGAATATCAAATAGGTATCGAATACAGGTAGATTAACTAccttgttttaaataaaattttgaaattCTTTACGTTCTACCTTAAACAGAATATTCTGCGGATATTGCTTTTTTTGGTGGTACACTCTCTGATGATCTCGTCTAGCCGTGTGATACATGTACTCATCGCTGTAGTCCTGTTCGTCGGGCCAGTACTCGCCCACTTGGTCGGGGTTCTGGCGACACATGCAGGGATAGGACAACACATTAGCAACTACGCACACGCTGGCAATGACTACGGAGCTCGTTAGTCGCCAAGCACAAAGGGTTGCGGTTATTTTATGGCAATCAAATCACACTTGTTAGTCAGAAACCAACTAGGGATTTACGGCAAAAGGGAAAATCATCAAATGGTTATAAGAAAAATGTCTCAGCCTCGTAAGTTTTGGAGTGATTCTTGAATTGGGAACCATTTTCTATAATAAGCCAGTTATGCGATCAAATTTCTTGCGGCACTGTGTTGATACCGTCAGTGTGGAACTGTGGAGTTTAGGGCAAAGGAATACCTACAGCTACACACATTGTTATATGATGTATATCGTCTAATGTCTCTTCAGGATTCAAcactttttaaatataaactaagCGGACTTACGAGGGTGGACCAAGGGCTGATTTTGCATTCTAATataaaatctttacactttatGAAGGTTGTAAAATTAGCCcagacattattttattttaaatccatAAGTAGATACTTTTGCAATCCATTTTAATGTACTGTTTTCATAATAAATCAAGCTGTTAGTTTATATACTACTTCAAACTGTCTCAACCAACTCTTTAACACTACAatgcaaaattaaaatgatGTAAATAACTGTACCTTAAATCTCTGAACTAAGTCAGATATCGCAACCGAAGGAATGGTGTTACCGCTGAGGTCGAATTCGACCAGATTGGCTGCAGCTGAAGATGATAGAGAAGATGTTGGGACCCTCGATAGCTGATTTTCGGACACGTCAAACCTAAAATGAATGAAGTGTTTGATGAATTTTTGGTACTCTTACTtacaaacaattttattttacagattAGTTCAATCACTAAATTGGTATAGATGACATATGAGAAAATAAATCGGATATCAACGGTTTATCGGCAATAAAGGAAAACTTTTGATTGACAACTTCTTGTATTTCTAGAAATTTGATCCGACATCTTATCGTTATTTGTCTAATTTCAGTAAATCCACTCGTCTTCAcaaaattcaattttaaatttaccttTCCAACGCAGATGAAATAATCAAATTGTCAGGGATATTTCTAAGGCGATTGTCGGACAAGTCGACGGACGTCAGATACTGCATGTCGTGGAATATCTCAATCGGAATCTCCACTAGATGGTTATGCGATAAATCCAATATCTGAAAATACACAGAAAAATACAGGTACCATAATAGGTAATTGCACACTTGCACTCAATGctagtgtaataaaataaaaaatacgtaaaaTATTAACCTGTAAGTTTTTAGCTTTTTTGAAGCAATCGTATTCCAAATCATATATTTCGTTATGCGATAAATCCAAATATTGCAGCATAACCATAGATCCAAAAACATCACGAGTAACATTACGAATTCTGTTGTGTGAAAGCCGAAGTTCCGATAGAGTTAAGTCCGCATGCCTGTAAAAATGTCAGATATAATATCTCTCTCTATATTTAAGAGctatgctcttgtcggtggagtaatcgccactcttctcttttctGGGCCAGCCTTTTAACTCCCTCGTACGACACGACAGAAACATATACatgatttatattatttgtacaTTCTATTATTGCCCGCCACATACACGTTCATTTTGACACTACATTTCAAAACATTTTGTGTCAAAGCTTCACGTTTATATCAAAATTGACTTCTAAGCGGCAGGTGACTttattataataacattaataacaaaacttacgTGATGTTTGTGTCTCACGAAACGAAAGTGGAAAACGGTCGACAtctttcactccgtaccgaggattgtcatcaggagcttgcgacttaaaatacgcgagtgacccgtttttaatataattaatatgaaTTTATTATAGTTAATAGTGATGTTTACCTGAAGTAGTATGgagcaatatatgtaatattgttgtGAGAGAAATCCAATACTCTGATATTTACGGATACAGTTCCAAGATCTGAAAGACATAAGCAATTTAGTATTACCTATCGGTAAAAACAAACCTACTCAAAGACAGAAGACTTtcgactaagtgtaaggcctgagtggacgctcatgttgggcgtgcagcggggcggggcgtgcggcgtgcatgttaaacatatgcaagcgtataggagcggccttagtgcacgctgctcaaatcacttgtgagtccGACGGtggcccgacgccacgctgctcgCCCTGCCAAACgcgccgcttcgagcgtccactcaggccttacactttaaTAGGGTAACTAGTTAAGTACggttaaaatgtttttatacaTTCGATTTTCTTTTTTAACACAGGATAAtacagtaaatatttaaaacatccAACAGTACGATATCGGCAACATTGTATTAGAATcttattattatgattttatgatatttatgatacATATATTTCAGAATTATGAATATTcgataagtaaaaaaatctaaagtataaaAGCCATTTATCAGTCACTAGCTAGAAGTAAGAGTAaccaaagtaatattttatagagGATATAAGATActcatatttttatattcagCGGGCCTACAAGTCAGTCGACTGGTTAATTTACAATACCGAAGAACATtaacaaaacatataaaatttAGAACCTTCTCTTGTTTAAAACTGGGTTAAAAATCGATAAATTATGATGAGGTGGATATATAGCTAATGCATGTACCTGCATATAATTTTAACCCTATCATTCACATTAGTGAAATATTTCATGTGCGTATAAGATCTTTCAACTgtatacatactataattagaGGGAcaacacatttaatttgaatacgaGTACAACTTCTGTATCACCTTGTTCGGAAGGAAATTCCTCATCCGAAATAAGTCCTGGttgcaaaacaaaaaataaaaatgtgcaCAATAAAGCTTTAATGAAAAGAAAATGAGGCAATAGAATACAAGTAAAGCACGCAAAAAAGTTAAACTTATTCAAAAGTTTCTACTTAACTATTCAAACTCAGATGCACttgacaataaatataaaatgaaaacaATAAGTTAGACGATCAGTAATGCAATGCTCCAATAGTGTTACTGTTGAAAAAAATGACTACTGAAATGTAACTGCATGCAACTTATATCAATATAAGTTGATTATGATGATCAACACTAAATAAACTGTAAGAATTACTCACTTAGTGCTTTAGGAGGcccatagaaatttgacgtgaAGAAACTGGGGGCATTTGAATCCGCCAGTGAAATAATTTCATTATATGATGCATTTACTTTCAACGCCGTTGCAGACCCCACTTGGTCAAATACTGAAAACTTGAATATAAACAGTTTGTTGAAGGATAAATCCAACctgaaaaaaagaaatattaataattcattttattttattttgatacctaTACAGAAAATGTAAATGTTACTTACTCGGCAAGTGCAGGTAGATTCTGAAATGCTTCGTCCGTGATGTCGTTAATTATATTTCCTTTAAGTTTTATAACTTTCAAGTTATCCAAACCAGTAAATGCTCTCCTTTGGATTATTTCAATTAAGTTGTCCTCGATGAAAATTTCTTGGAGTTCTCTCAGATCTACAAACGTGTGTTGTACTATTTGTCTCATTTGATTATGAGATATGTAAACGGATTCCAATTGTTTGTGAATGTCACcctgaaaaataattatttaaagtaaCCACACTACTTAGTAGAAATGTAATTGTATTATGGAACTACTGACTGGAGTTTAAACCACGGCCAATAATAAAAGTGTTATTATCGTTGACGGCCCTTTAGGTGAAGAAGATAAAAAAAGGACCTGGACTATGAAATATGTGTCTAAgtttaaatatacatttaaaatatagtaggtaattattatgaaaaaacaaCCGCTCAGAAAGTCGCGGATAAGTCTCCACCAGTCATTGTTTTCAACATTTTTGTAACTTAATTAAACATACGTACAATACCTATATAAGAGATTATATTATTCACCTACCTGCAGTGTCCCTTTCGAAAAGTGGTCAATATAATTGTCTTGTAAATTCAACGATCTCAATTTGTATAAGAAATGAAACGACGTGTCAGGAACATTCTTCAGTTTGTTATTACTGAAATCCAAATTCTGAAGCTCGATTAGAGCTTTAAGTGGTTCAAAAGGCAGTATCTTCACGTTGTCTGCTAAGCCGTTGACAATTTTTAACGTTGTTAAACTGTGCAACTAgaaataaaaagtttgtattaatGTCTTAATAGGCTTCAATATTTAACACATATCACAGACTGTTTTCAATTTAGTTTACCTCAGCAAAAGCGAAGGGGTCAATGAAGTCGATATCGTTTTCAGAAAGGTCTAACGATTTGATAGACCGCACGTGCTCGAAGGCGCTCGATTCGATTCTATTGATCGTGCTCCCGTAGATCTTGAGATCTTCCAACTCCACTCCAAACTCTAAAAAGTCCTCCGATCTTATACTGTTTCTGATAAGCCTGCCTACAGCTAGGTATCTTAGGGACCTCATCCTGAAACATTTTACATATATTCGTTATAGGAATTCTTAGATTAGCTTATTATCTTCCTTAATGCATTAAGTAATTTAATGCTTActtataccaaaaatcgccTCTTGGGTTTCTTAGATAACATGACACaacaaaaatgtataattataccTTCTTACGTCCTGTATGCTCATTTCAATAGAAGATGCCCCGCTGACATCTAAGTAGAACAACTTGTACTGGAAATTGTTGAAATTCGCTTGCGAAAACTCCGAGGGCGTGTTTGTGGCTATCAAGTTTGTATCCACCTGTAAAGTAAATAATGAAGCGTGTTGATTAGTATCTTCTGTATATAATCAGTGATAGTGAGTAGCTTGGCGTGAGTGGAGGCTGTCTTCCTGTtacaattttatacttttaaggtttttcttatttaaatatgtaatacgAGTAGTAAAACATTGTAcgagagttagaccaagaaacgtcatattttaatagaagtttgacgtttaaaataacactgtctttgcgtgtgctatcaaaatcgttgcagactatcattttagagttagactaagaaaaGTCTAACTCTAAAATGATAGTTGCCATACATACCAAGCGATCgtgaaaaaattatagttacttATACAATTTAAACGTCAAAAAACATCATAAGTGTTGTGTGTCAACctagtgacatccctagtgtgaaaaacgttcaagttgataaacaaaacaaaggatgttgatgtcaacttgaTTTGAATCAAAACCATAGttgattatattattaatttttatacaatatgttttaaaaataattgacatGTAGAcagtatgtatataatattaatattataagtaaaataaatgattaagaTTGTTTATCATTATCACCCACCTTATTTTCTTTAAGGTTCAAGAACCGCAGCGCGTCGAGTTGGTTGAGCATGAACTTGGAGATCATGGTGAGGTTGTTCTCTGCCAGGTCGAGGGTCTGCAGACTGTTCTCCAGCCCAGCGAAAGCGGCCGGGGAAAGCTCCGTGATGCCGCAGTCGCGGAGAGACAGGGTCCGTATCTTCGCGTTGCGGAAAGCGTCTTCCTGTAATATCATGCGTCAAAATTCAGGCAGGTAACTAAATCAAACAGAAACAAACCTAACGGTAAAAGCAGCATTATTTTCTTCAATAAATTCATCATATTCCAAGACTCCAAAACCCACTGTGGGGCCTTGATCTCGTCGATCGAGCGATTGTCGAACATTGTGGTCTATTATTCCCAGCGGCTAGCTAAACGTTTACAGGTCTTTCTCAACGCTCTATTATGATTGGACAAAACATAAGCCAGaggacccactgattaacagtccgccggatgatatcggcctgtcagttgacaAGTTGAAaaattgacagctccgaacaactgacaggccgatatcgtccggcggactggtaatcagtgggccccattACTGATGTTACGACATCCGTATGGTTTTCTATCCAATAATTTCTGAGGAGCTCTTACGTGTATCCAGGTCGTGTCCAGGTCCAACTCAGCTCTATAGCGAATGTTACACCAGCTTTCTCACTTCGTTACTGCAATGGTACCTACTGCATAGTAATTTTTTGACTTCTGCTACTAA
The sequence above is a segment of the Cydia amplana chromosome 2, ilCydAmpl1.1, whole genome shotgun sequence genome. Coding sequences within it:
- the LOC134659467 gene encoding chaoptin isoform X2, whose protein sequence is MSLMTIIKFGYTLVVVTLLLMIWASLSRALEIHVDTGHPPCLFQALCTCSKPAGDLGIVTCKNVPILRVPAAVNSSKVFTLQLTGNRIRDLEPHFFQTTGLYRLAINHNPLETIQEEAFYGLDNTLWELELKHDGLTAVPSRSLRYLQKLRLLDLTGNEITDISGDNWRGLENTLQTLMLADNSIANLPVDAFAGLPMLETLDLRGNHLAIIEAGVFRDGMSRLNKLLLGDNQLSYIPYEELAPLRQLRILDLSSNVIKQVPPLHEINGVRLSLDVLKLDNNVIKMLEPGSFKNFYVLNQTSLDGNPIYSLREDAFRNAKIRTLSLRDCGITELSPAAFAGLENSLQTLDLAENNLTMISKFMLNQLDALRFLNLKENKVDTNLIATNTPSEFSQANFNNFQYKLFYLDVSGASSIEMSIQDVRRMRSLRYLAVGRLIRNSIRSEDFLEFGVELEDLKIYGSTINRIESSAFEHVRSIKSLDLSENDIDFIDPFAFAELHSLTTLKIVNGLADNVKILPFEPLKALIELQNLDFSNNKLKNVPDTSFHFLYKLRSLNLQDNYIDHFSKGTLQGDIHKQLESVYISHNQMRQIVQHTFVDLRELQEIFIEDNLIEIIQRRAFTGLDNLKVIKLKGNIINDITDEAFQNLPALAELDLSFNKLFIFKFSVFDQVGSATALKVNASYNEIISLADSNAPSFFTSNFYGPPKALNLGTVSVNIRVLDFSHNNITYIAPYYFRHADLTLSELRLSHNRIRNVTRDVFGSMVMLQYLDLSHNEIYDLEYDCFKKAKNLQILDLSHNHLVEIPIEIFHDMQYLTSVDLSDNRLRNIPDNLIISSALERFDVSENQLSRVPTSSLSSSAAANLVEFDLSGNTIPSVAISDLVQRFKNPDQVGEYWPDEQDYSDEYMYHTARRDHQRVYHQKKQYPQNILFKSLAWLDLSDNHLVRIEGGSFTALPKLRWLDLSHNSPFNSGDRENNAFKGLERKLLYLGLRNVSLLQVPTLQLPKLKSLDLSYNNLPSIAPDAIGKLTHLRKLDLSYNDLSTVPVATHSLNELRWLSLSGNPITALMNTSLYGLSPRLEYIDLTHLRLKILEHGVFNKMYGLRTLKITVYDNVRDFSIPKMLTHNAALENLLLEVESPAVELGKELSGQLPCKLNNITITGRGMKYLSPYLLSGVHSKVLKLTIFNTSIEEIPPEVFWGPGRVRNITLDLRSNYLMRAPNPGTREWPGVPNSVFLQDILVADNPIYCDCGIGWIEAWDRKRRQYLCESPSKCVATRDDVRFARCSYYDNRTFSDVLSRDLDCGWSSGIRSMPNLLIIAGMLLLTCLYV
- the LOC134659467 gene encoding chaoptin isoform X1, yielding MSLMTIIKFGYTLVVVTLLLMIWASLSRALEIHVDTGHPPCLFQALCTCSKPAGDLGIVTCKNVPILRVPAAVNSSKVFTLQLTGNRIRDLEPHFFQTTGLYRLAINHNPLETIQEEAFYGLDNTLWELELKHDGLTAVPSRSLRYLQKLRLLDLTGNEITDISGDNWRGLENTLQTLMLADNSIANLPVDAFAGLPMLETLDLRGNHLAIIEAGVFRDGMSRLNKLLLGDNQLSYIPYEELAPLRQLRILDLSSNVIKQVPPLHEINGVRLSLDVLKLDNNVIKMLEPGSFKNFYVLNQTSLDGNPIYSLREDAFRNAKIRTLSLRDCGITELSPAAFAGLENSLQTLDLAENNLTMISKFMLNQLDALRFLNLKENKVDTNLIATNTPSEFSQANFNNFQYKLFYLDVSGASSIEMSIQDVRRMRSLRYLAVGRLIRNSIRSEDFLEFGVELEDLKIYGSTINRIESSAFEHVRSIKSLDLSENDIDFIDPFAFAELHSLTTLKIVNGLADNVKILPFEPLKALIELQNLDFSNNKLKNVPDTSFHFLYKLRSLNLQDNYIDHFSKGTLQGDIHKQLESVYISHNQMRQIVQHTFVDLRELQEIFIEDNLIEIIQRRAFTGLDNLKVIKLKGNIINDITDEAFQNLPALAELDLSFNKLFIFKFSVFDQVGSATALKVNASYNEIISLADSNAPSFFTSNFYGPPKALRLISDEEFPSEQDLGTVSVNIRVLDFSHNNITYIAPYYFRHADLTLSELRLSHNRIRNVTRDVFGSMVMLQYLDLSHNEIYDLEYDCFKKAKNLQILDLSHNHLVEIPIEIFHDMQYLTSVDLSDNRLRNIPDNLIISSALERFDVSENQLSRVPTSSLSSSAAANLVEFDLSGNTIPSVAISDLVQRFKNPDQVGEYWPDEQDYSDEYMYHTARRDHQRVYHQKKQYPQNILFKSLAWLDLSDNHLVRIEGGSFTALPKLRWLDLSHNSPFNSGDRENNAFKGLERKLLYLGLRNVSLLQVPTLQLPKLKSLDLSYNNLPSIAPDAIGKLTHLRKLDLSYNDLSTVPVATHSLNELRWLSLSGNPITALMNTSLYGLSPRLEYIDLTHLRLKILEHGVFNKMYGLRTLKITVYDNVRDFSIPKMLTHNAALENLLLEVESPAVELGKELSGQLPCKLNNITITGRGMKYLSPYLLSGVHSKVLKLTIFNTSIEEIPPEVFWGPGRVRNITLDLRSNYLMRAPNPGTREWPGVPNSVFLQDILVADNPIYCDCGIGWIEAWDRKRRQYLCESPSKCVATRDDVRFARCSYYDNRTFSDVLSRDLDCGWSSGIRSMPNLLIIAGMLLLTCLYV